A stretch of Lagopus muta isolate bLagMut1 chromosome 9, bLagMut1 primary, whole genome shotgun sequence DNA encodes these proteins:
- the ADIPOQ gene encoding adiponectin, which produces MRTSAGFLVCSLLLLLALHGTEVAAQDDQTDPKMSCANWMGGAPGHPGHNGLPGRDGKDGKDGQKGDKGEPGLQGARGDTGEKGATGAEGPRGFPGHMGMKGQKGESAYVYRSAFSVGLTERAPHPNVPIRFTKIFYNEQNHYDSSTGKFLCSIPGTYFFAYHLTVYMSDVKVSLYKKDKAVIFTYDQFQKNNVDQASGSVLLHLSSGDEVWLQVYGEGDNNGVYADNINDSTFMGFLLYPDTDDH; this is translated from the exons ATGAGGACCTCAGCAGGCTTCCTTGtttgctcactgctgctgctgctggctttacATGGCACAGAGGTGGCTGCCCAGGATGACCAGACTGACCCCAAAATGTCATGTGCCAACTGGATGGGAGGAGCACCAGGACACCCTGGCCACAACGGGCTGCCTGGAAGGGATGGCAAGGATGGAAAAGATGGACAAAAAGGGGACAAAGGAGAACCAG GTCTACAAGGTGCCAGAGGTGACACAGGTGAAAAGGGTGCCACAGGTGCAGAAGGACCGAGAGGATTTCCAGGACACATGGGGATGAAGGGGCAGAAGGGTGAAAGCGCCTACGTGTACCGTTCCGCCTTCAGCGTGGGGCTGACGGAGCGAGCCCCCCACCCCAACGTCCCCATCCGCTTCACCAAGATCTTCTACAACGAGCAGAACCACTACGACAGCAGCACCGGCAAGTTCCTCTGCAGCATCCCCGGCACGTACTTCTTCGCCTACCACCTGACGGTCTACATGTCGGACGTCAAGGTCAGCCTCTACAAGAAGGACAAGGCAGTGATCTTCACCTACGACCAGTTCCAGAAGAACAATGTCGACCAAGCGAGCGGCTCCGTCCTGCTGCACCTCAGCTCGGGGGATGAGGTCTGGCTCCAGGTGTACGGGGAGGGCGACAACAACGGGGTCTATGCCGACAACATCAACGACTCCACTTTCATGGGCTTCCTCCTGTACCCAGACACGGATGACCATTAG